The Molothrus aeneus isolate 106 chromosome 30, BPBGC_Maene_1.0, whole genome shotgun sequence genome contains a region encoding:
- the ANKRD33 gene encoding photoreceptor ankyrin repeat protein produces MTDACSGAEPAAAPSASLDASDPELHYEEEEEEEEGTSSGSSEPSDSSSIFSDDSVYPCYEVSPEAGGDGFLSLYQCCARNDAKLVWERLERGVSRSEATELDINGRNALMVACCKGFVDIVPLLQKCPYININQQDNDGNTALMMAAQAGHITIVNYLLNYYPALEVDQRDPRGLTALMKAAVQGREDCVTALLLAGADLQAVDAVKGKTAREWATFTGRFETTVRIRSLLRRPRAEQFTAHYRPEWPALAELVAKALSPKSRSKRLSEKIRSIFTFNIPRNPEEDGVLDHMVRMTTALGSPFVATACQTVCPDSPPEVGKRRLSVQEILGQHVVDPDEESELSSRPSTGGSSCNGQVVSELRLPLPPPPRRFLSFLPRWLRRGNSVFPGEPVPKIKVSKASGSSTGERKPRVKDKHLLQPPQWRYKVLKEEKKAAEEAKKGEKEKEKEKEKKKKRKKKKKG; encoded by the exons ATGACAGATGCCTGCAGTGGAGCAGaacctgctgcagctcccagtgccagcctggatGCCTCTGACCCGGAGTTGCActatgaggaggaggaggaggaggaagagggaacGTCCTCAGGATCCTCAGAGCCCTcggacagcagcagcatcttctcTGATGACTCAGTGTACCCCTGCTACGAGGTGTCCCCCGAGGCTGGTGGGGATGGGTTCCTCAGCCTCTACCAGTGCTGTGCCAGGAATGATGCCAAGCTGGtgtgggagaggctggagcgTGGGGTGAGCCGGAGTGAGGCCACGGAGCTGGACATCAACGGGAGG AACGCGCTGATGGTCGCCTGCTGCAAGGGCTTTGTGGACATCGTGCCCCTGCTGCAGAAGTGTCCCTACATCAACATCAACCAGCAGGACAACGACGGCAACACGGCCCTCATGATGGCTGCCCAGGCAG GACACATCACCATTGTCAACTACCTCCTGAATTACTACCCTGCCCTGGAGGTGGACCAGAGGGACCCACGCGGGCTGACGGCGCTGATGAAGGCGGCGGTGCAGGGGCGGGAGGACTGCGTCAccgccctgctcctggcag gagctgacCTGCAGGCTGTGGATGCCGTCAAGGGGAAGACAGCCAGGGAATGGGCGACCTTCACCGGCCGCTTCGAGACCACGGTGCGCATCCGGAGCCTCCTGCGCCGCCCGCGCGCCGAGCAGTTCACAGCCCACTACCGGCCCGAGTGGCCAGCGCTGGCCGAGCTGGTGGCCAAAGCCCTGAGCCCCAAATCCAGGAGCAAGAGGCTCTCGGAGAAGATCAGATCCATCTTCACCTTCAACATCCCGCGGAACCCCGAGGAGGACGGCGTGCTGGACCACATGGTGAGGATGACCacggccctgggcagccctttcGTGGCCACCGCCTGCCAAACCGTGTGCCCCGACAGCCCGCCCGAGGTGGGCAAGCGCCGGCTCTCGGTGCAGGAGATCCTCGGGCAGCACGTGGTGGATCCAGATGAGGAATCAGAGCTGTCCTCAAGGCCCAGCACGGGGGGATCCTCCTGTAATGGTCAGGTTGTGTCCGAGCTCCGactgccgctgccgccgccacCCAGGCGGTTCCTGAGCTTCCTGCCGCGGTGGCTGCGCCGGGGGAACAGCGTCTTCCCCGGGGAGCCCGTGCCCAAAATCAAAGTCAGCAAAGCTTCTGGGTCATCCACTGGGGAGAGGAAACCACGTGTGAAGGATAAGCAcctgctgcagccaccacaATGGAGGTACAAGGtgctgaaggaggagaagaaagcgGCCGAGGAGGCCAAgaagggggagaaggagaaggagaaggagaaggagaagaagaagaagaggaagaagaaaaagaaaggctaa
- the ACVRL1 gene encoding serine/threonine-protein kinase receptor R3 — MMPCGAGGRVVLALMTLSFSFAAEELLCACDVPHCSQPNCTGQVCFVSKRREEGTITQHRGCFSQNILEHCHTPVTEQYGMRCCNFHMCNAQLEIFLQGEDALVTMPSLPNLLLMIFIPLLSLLVLAALTALFCWKVAQQRHKHSDFGDTDLMLKASMMGDSTLEDLLNDDCTTGSGSGLPFLVQRTVARQVTLMECVGKGRYGEVWRGVWHGESVAVKIFSSRDEQSWFRETEIYNTVLLRHDNILGFIASDMTSRNSSTQLWLITHYHENGSLYDFLQRTALDVDTCLGLASSIICGLVHLHVEIFGTQGKPAIAHRDLKSRNILVKSNRQCCIADLGLAVMHSQGSDYLDIGNNPRVGTKRYMAPEVLSEQIRTDCFESYKKTDIWAYGLVLWEITRRTVVNGIVEEYRPPFFDAVPSDPSFEDMKKVVCVDQQTPVIPNRLFSDSVLSALARIMKECWYQSPSARLTALRIKKTLKKLSNSAEKPKLEQ, encoded by the exons ATGATGCCGTGTGGGGCTGGTGGCCGGGTGGTGCTGGCGCTGATGACCCTGTCCTTCAGCTTTGCAGCCG aggagctgctgtgtgcctgtgACGTGCCCCACTGCAGCCAGCCCAACTGCACGGGCCAGGTGTGCTTCGTCAGcaagaggagggaggagggcacCATCACCCAGCACCGGGGATGCTTCTCCCAGAACATTCTGGAACACTGCCACACGCCCGTCACGGAGCAGTACGGCATGAGGTGCTGCAACTTCCACATGTGCAACGCCCAGCTGGAGATCTTCCTGCAAG GAGAAGATGCCCTGGTAACGATGCCTTCCCTACCCAACCTCCTCCTGATGATCTTCATCCCGCTGCTCTCCCTCCTCGTCCTCGCGGCGCTCACAGCGCTCTTCTGCTGGAAGGTGGCCCAGCAGCGCCACAAGCACAGCGACTTTGGTGACACAGACCTCATGCTGAAGGCATCCATGATGGGAGACAGCACCTTAGAG GACCTGCTCAACGACGACTGCACCACGGGCAGCGGTTCTGGGCTGCCTTTCCTTGTCCAGAGGACGGTGGCTCGGCAGGTCACCCTCATGGAGTGTGTGG GTAAAGGGCGCTATGGCGAGGTGTGGCGGGGCGTGTGGCACGGCGAGAGCGTGGCCGTCAAGATCTTCTCCTCGCGGGACGAGCAGTCGTGGTTCCGCGAGACGGAGATCTACAACACCGTCCTGCTGCGGCACGACAACATCCTGG GTTTCATCGCCTCTGACATGACCTCCAGGAACTCGAGCACGCAGCTCTGGCTCATCACGCACTACCACGAGAACGGCTCCCTCTACGACTTCCTGCAGAGGACAGCCCTGGACGTGGACACCTGCCTGGGCCTGGCCTCCTCCATCATCTGCGGCCTCGTCCACCTCCACGTGGAGATTTTTGGCACTCAGGGCAAACCTGCCATCGCCCACCGGGACCTGAAGAGCAGGAACATCCTGGTGAAAAGCAACCGGCAGTGCTGCATCGCAGACCTGG ggctggccGTCATGCACTCCCAGGGCAGCGATTACCTGGACATTGGCAACAACCCCCGCGTGGGCACCAAGCGCTACATGGCCCCGGAGGTGCTGAGCGAGCAGATCCGCACCGACTGCTTCGAGTCCTACAAGAAGACGGACATCTGGGCGTACGGGCTGGTGCTCTGGGAGATCACCCGGAGAACGGTGGTGAACG GCATAGTGGAGGAGTACCGGCCGCCCTTCTTCGACGCCGTGCCCAGCGACCCCAGCTTCGAGGACATGAAGAAGGTGGTGTGTGTGGACCAGCAGACCCCCGTGATCCCCAACCGCCTCTTCTCCGACTCG GTTCTGTCGGCGCTGGCGAGGATCATGAAGGAGTGCTGGTACCAGAGCCCCTCGGCTCGTCTCACCGCCCTGCGCATTAAAAAGACCTTGAAGAAGCTCAGCAATTCCGCCGAGAAGCCAAAACTGGAGCAGTGA